In Deinococcus proteolyticus MRP, a single genomic region encodes these proteins:
- a CDS encoding transglutaminaseTgpA domain-containing protein, with translation MTPPPKMTPAAPFPSALQQLARPLDTPAGRLRPTRSGLGFLLAVLVSLVGCINYDLSLGYALTFLLAGVWVTSAAYGTRQAREAQVRLLAPAHGTAGEAGEYRLELRRLGAGLPFRAEVVGAGSALAFTFPAQADAASLGWSLPLPARGPHDPQARLSLYDPLGLWRVTRPLVPEQPLLVWPRPEAQPPAPPQEALVGGTEGTRRVRGEQDFSGLRPYVPGDPTRRISWRHSAGREALPGGGLLVRETDAPAALAAALDWHALSGDPEARASRLAGWVRDLSAAGLPFSLTLPGERLETAQGEAHRQRALAALARVEPLTPAAVPAAPSPSGWQARLLPHAWPWTLAAVAWVLLPGVTRTPVWATLLMAALVGYAWRREARPGAPVSALHLNALALLAVAAVGGLYLHYGTLVGLEAGTNLLTLLLALKVAESRSARDGVLVVLLGFFITLTHFLHSMSPLQAGHALVASVLLLGALHLWSLPARRGGAPAAPLEAAPVPPAWRAGLTLAALSLPLMLTLFFFFPRPAAPLWQFQSKGGAQTGLGSSVRAGDVSELAQDTAVAFRATFEGAVPPQAELYWRGPVYEAYDGLEWNVVRANVAAPSVQPTGPSSRYSLLQEPSGQPWVLALDTVQQAPQGTLVTSALSVVGAPGSRATRYALTSAPSRVGTDEGQDRLAYDLQLPQGQNPRALALAQSWKRLPPEQRVQAALNHFASSSYSYTLSPPLLPEQDRVDAFLFGTQAGFCEHYASAFGFLMRAAGVPTRLVGGYQGGETAPGSQTVTVRQSFAHVWNEVWLQGQGWVRVDPTAAVAPARTRTDPQTALDNPAATTSARPARGLWQRLSSGYDRLQLEWYDLVVNFDDQTQQGALAGLGFGEVGGRRYWAGFGGLLGLALLPLLWVWRTRSRPSEPAARALDDLTRRLDLPREPGEPAGSYTRRAAARYPQLAGQLNDIARLYNGLRYGPDPSPADLAKLRRQVRGVKRP, from the coding sequence ATGACTCCTCCACCTAAGATGACCCCAGCTGCCCCTTTCCCATCGGCCCTGCAGCAACTGGCTCGCCCGCTGGACACCCCCGCCGGCAGGCTGCGCCCTACCCGCAGCGGCCTGGGCTTCTTGCTGGCGGTGCTGGTCAGCCTGGTAGGTTGCATCAACTACGACCTCAGCCTGGGCTACGCGCTCACCTTTTTGCTGGCGGGCGTGTGGGTGACTTCGGCGGCCTACGGGACGCGGCAGGCCCGCGAGGCGCAGGTGCGGCTGCTGGCTCCCGCACACGGCACAGCCGGTGAGGCAGGCGAGTACCGCCTGGAGCTGCGTAGGCTGGGGGCCGGCCTCCCGTTCCGCGCTGAGGTGGTGGGCGCGGGAAGCGCCCTGGCCTTTACCTTTCCAGCGCAGGCCGACGCTGCCAGCCTGGGCTGGTCGCTGCCGCTGCCCGCCCGTGGCCCGCACGACCCGCAGGCCCGCCTGAGCCTGTACGACCCGCTGGGCCTATGGCGGGTGACCCGCCCGCTGGTACCCGAACAACCGCTGCTGGTCTGGCCGCGTCCCGAAGCCCAGCCGCCTGCTCCGCCCCAGGAAGCGCTGGTGGGCGGCACTGAGGGCACGCGGCGGGTGCGCGGCGAGCAGGATTTCAGCGGGCTGCGGCCTTACGTGCCGGGCGACCCGACCCGGCGCATCTCCTGGCGGCACTCGGCGGGGCGTGAGGCCCTGCCCGGCGGCGGCCTGCTGGTGCGCGAGACCGACGCCCCGGCGGCCCTGGCAGCGGCGCTCGACTGGCACGCCCTGAGCGGCGACCCGGAAGCCCGCGCCTCGCGGCTGGCCGGCTGGGTACGCGACCTGAGCGCAGCCGGGCTGCCCTTTTCGCTGACCCTCCCCGGCGAGCGGCTGGAGACGGCCCAGGGCGAGGCACACCGGCAGCGGGCACTGGCGGCACTGGCGCGGGTAGAACCCCTGACGCCTGCTGCCGTGCCGGCCGCGCCATCTCCCAGCGGCTGGCAGGCCCGCTTGCTGCCGCACGCCTGGCCCTGGACACTGGCGGCGGTGGCCTGGGTGCTCCTGCCCGGCGTGACCCGCACGCCGGTCTGGGCCACCCTGCTGATGGCGGCGCTGGTGGGCTATGCCTGGCGGCGTGAGGCCCGGCCCGGAGCGCCAGTTTCTGCGCTGCACCTCAATGCTCTGGCCCTGCTGGCGGTCGCTGCCGTCGGCGGACTGTATCTGCATTACGGCACCCTGGTCGGACTGGAGGCTGGCACCAACCTGCTGACGCTGCTGCTGGCGCTGAAGGTGGCCGAAAGCCGCAGCGCCCGCGACGGCGTACTGGTCGTGTTGCTGGGATTTTTTATTACCCTGACGCACTTTCTGCACTCCATGTCGCCGCTGCAGGCCGGGCACGCCCTCGTCGCCAGCGTGCTGCTGCTCGGCGCGCTGCACCTGTGGTCGCTGCCTGCCCGCCGGGGCGGCGCACCCGCCGCGCCCCTGGAAGCGGCCCCGGTCCCGCCCGCCTGGCGTGCGGGCCTCACGCTGGCGGCCCTCTCGCTGCCGCTGATGTTGACCCTGTTCTTTTTCTTTCCGCGTCCGGCGGCGCCGCTGTGGCAGTTTCAGAGCAAGGGCGGCGCCCAGACCGGCCTGGGCAGCTCGGTGCGGGCCGGCGACGTGTCCGAGCTGGCGCAGGACACGGCAGTGGCGTTCCGGGCCACCTTCGAGGGGGCCGTCCCCCCGCAGGCGGAGCTGTACTGGCGTGGACCGGTGTACGAGGCTTACGACGGGCTGGAATGGAATGTGGTCCGCGCCAATGTGGCCGCTCCCAGCGTGCAGCCCACCGGCCCCAGCTCCCGCTATTCACTGCTGCAGGAGCCAAGCGGCCAGCCCTGGGTGCTGGCGCTGGACACCGTGCAGCAAGCCCCGCAGGGCACCCTGGTCACCTCCGCGCTGAGCGTGGTGGGAGCGCCGGGCAGCCGGGCCACCCGCTACGCCCTGACCAGCGCCCCCAGCCGGGTGGGGACGGATGAGGGGCAAGACCGCCTCGCCTACGACCTGCAACTTCCCCAGGGCCAGAATCCCCGTGCCCTGGCCCTGGCTCAGAGCTGGAAGCGCCTGCCCCCCGAGCAGCGCGTCCAGGCCGCCCTCAACCATTTCGCCAGCAGCAGCTACAGCTACACCCTTTCACCGCCACTGCTGCCCGAACAGGACCGGGTAGACGCCTTTTTGTTCGGCACCCAGGCCGGGTTCTGTGAGCACTACGCCAGCGCCTTCGGTTTTCTGATGCGGGCCGCCGGAGTGCCCACCCGGCTGGTGGGCGGCTACCAGGGGGGCGAAACAGCCCCCGGCAGCCAGACGGTCACGGTGCGGCAGTCCTTCGCGCACGTCTGGAACGAGGTCTGGTTGCAGGGGCAGGGCTGGGTGCGGGTGGACCCCACCGCCGCCGTGGCCCCGGCCCGCACCCGCACCGACCCCCAGACGGCGCTGGACAATCCGGCCGCCACCACCTCGGCGCGGCCGGCGCGCGGGCTGTGGCAAAGGCTGAGCAGCGGCTACGACCGCCTGCAGCTGGAGTGGTATGACCTGGTGGTGAACTTCGACGACCAAACGCAGCAGGGGGCACTGGCGGGGCTGGGCTTCGGGGAAGTGGGCGGCCGCCGCTACTGGGCAGGCTTCGGCGGCCTGCTGGGGCTGGCGCTGTTGCCGCTGCTGTGGGTGTGGCGCACCCGCAGCCGTCCCAGCGAGCCGGCAGCCCGCGCCCTGGACGACCTCACCCGCCGCCTGGACCTGCCGCGTGAGCCGGGCGAACCGGCGGGCAGCTACACTCGCCGCGCCGCCGCCCGGTACCCACAGCTGGCTGGGCAGCTGAACGACATCGCGCGGCTGTACAACGGCCTGCGCTACGGCCCGGACCCCAGCCCGGCCGACCTGGCCAAGTTGCGCCGGCAGGTACGCGGGGTCAAGCGGCCATGA